In a single window of the Nymphalis io chromosome 20, ilAglIoxx1.1, whole genome shotgun sequence genome:
- the LOC126776575 gene encoding glutamate decarboxylase 1 isoform X1: MTTNGHSFLDKIIGILKEETADHVPLINFKHPKELEETLSDDLDISTPASDYELERTVRKMLQYSVKTNKATFRNQLFGGTDPYGLAGSWISEAFNTSQYTFEVAPVFTLVEMKVLKHILKLFGIPDGDGIFSPGGSISMLYALVAARFKAFPEIKAKGMRNLPEMVIFSSEDSHYSIMKAAHWLGFGTENVRIIRTNDFGQLVAEELEVTIQKELALGRYPVLVNATAGTTVLGAIDDLDAVADICQKYGIWMHVDACWGGTLILSNKLRNKLKGIERANSISWNPHKMMGVPLQCSAFLLRERGLLHEANAAAAQYLFQQDKFYDVRYDTGDKSVQCGRKIDAFKLWMIWKARSDTGLSHLADRVMEIAEFCLGAVARKDGFRLVTASLQCPNVCFWYIPTFMRNGDEDDEWWDKMHKITPKIKELLTINSRLMVAYSPLRHHKNFFRLAFTFHPILEEKQVLDMLQSIEDCGEMVTLSML; the protein is encoded by the exons ATGACGACTAATGGACATTCATTTTTGGATAAAATTATTGGGATCCTAAAGGAAGAAACTGCTGATCATGTTCcgctaattaattttaagcatcCGAAGGAGTTAGAG gaAACATTGAGCGATGATTTGGATATCTCGACACCAGCAAGTGACTACGAACTCGAGAGGACCGTGCGGAAGATGCTACAGTATAGCGTGAAAACGAACAAAGCTACTTTCAGAAACCAATTATTTGGTGGAACAGATCCTTATGGCCTTGCAGGATCTTGGATTTCCGAGGCTTTTAATACGAGTCA GTACACGTTCGAAGTAGCACCAGTTTTCACACTCGTAGAAATGAAAGTACTCAAACATATTCTGAAGTTATTTGGTATTCCTGACGGTGATGGCATATTCAGTCCCGGAGGAAGTATTTCAATGCTGTACGCATTGGTTGCTGCTAGGTTTAAAGCCTTTCCAGAAATAAAGGCTAAAGGCATGCGGAATCTTCCAGAAATGGTCATTTTTTCTTCTGAAGAT AGTCATTATTCAATCATGAAAGCAGCTCATTGGCTCGGTTTCGGTACAGAAAATGTTAGAATAATAAGAACCAATGATTTTGGTCAGCTGGTTGCAGAAGAACTAGAAGTGACTATCCAGAAGGAGTTGGCTCTGGGAAGATATCCCGTACTAGTGAATGCGACCGCTGGCACGACAGTACTCGGAGCTATTGACGATTTAGACGCCGTTGCCGATATATGCCAGAAATACGGGATTTGGATGCATGTTGAT GCATGTTGGGGTGGAACTTTAATATTGTCGAATAAATTACGAAACAAACTGAAAGGAATTGAACG TGCAAATTCAATATCATGGAATCCCCATAAAATGATGGGGGTACCATTGCAGTGTTCAGCGTTTCTGCTCCGAGAGAGAGGGTTGTTGCATGAGGCGAATGCTGCAGCCGCGCAATATCTCTTTCAACAGGACAAGTTCTACGACGTACGTTACGATACAGGGGACAAGAGCGTGCAGTGTGGGAgaaag ATCGACGCGTTTAAGCTTTGGATGATATGGAAAGCTCGCAGCGACACTGGTCTCAGCCATCTTGCTGATCGTGTCATGGAAATAGCTGAGTTTTGCCTAGGCGCAGTCGCTCGTAAGGATGGCTTCAGACTAGTAACCGCATCATTACAATGTCCAAATGTCTGCTTCTGGTACATACCCACATTCATGAGGAATGGGGACGAAGACGATGAATGGTGGGATAAAATGCATAAG ATCACACCGAAAATTAAGGAACTTCTCACGATAAATTCTCGTTTGATGGTGGCCTATTCCCCATTACGTCATCACAAGAATTTCTTCAGACTTGCCTTTACTTTTCATCCGATACTAGAAGAAAAACAAGTTCTGGATATGCTACAATCTATTGAAGATTGCGGAGAAATGGTGACATTATCAATGCTTTGA
- the LOC126776575 gene encoding glutamate decarboxylase 1 isoform X2, producing the protein MLQYSVKTNKATFRNQLFGGTDPYGLAGSWISEAFNTSQYTFEVAPVFTLVEMKVLKHILKLFGIPDGDGIFSPGGSISMLYALVAARFKAFPEIKAKGMRNLPEMVIFSSEDSHYSIMKAAHWLGFGTENVRIIRTNDFGQLVAEELEVTIQKELALGRYPVLVNATAGTTVLGAIDDLDAVADICQKYGIWMHVDACWGGTLILSNKLRNKLKGIERANSISWNPHKMMGVPLQCSAFLLRERGLLHEANAAAAQYLFQQDKFYDVRYDTGDKSVQCGRKIDAFKLWMIWKARSDTGLSHLADRVMEIAEFCLGAVARKDGFRLVTASLQCPNVCFWYIPTFMRNGDEDDEWWDKMHKITPKIKELLTINSRLMVAYSPLRHHKNFFRLAFTFHPILEEKQVLDMLQSIEDCGEMVTLSML; encoded by the exons ATGCTACAGTATAGCGTGAAAACGAACAAAGCTACTTTCAGAAACCAATTATTTGGTGGAACAGATCCTTATGGCCTTGCAGGATCTTGGATTTCCGAGGCTTTTAATACGAGTCA GTACACGTTCGAAGTAGCACCAGTTTTCACACTCGTAGAAATGAAAGTACTCAAACATATTCTGAAGTTATTTGGTATTCCTGACGGTGATGGCATATTCAGTCCCGGAGGAAGTATTTCAATGCTGTACGCATTGGTTGCTGCTAGGTTTAAAGCCTTTCCAGAAATAAAGGCTAAAGGCATGCGGAATCTTCCAGAAATGGTCATTTTTTCTTCTGAAGAT AGTCATTATTCAATCATGAAAGCAGCTCATTGGCTCGGTTTCGGTACAGAAAATGTTAGAATAATAAGAACCAATGATTTTGGTCAGCTGGTTGCAGAAGAACTAGAAGTGACTATCCAGAAGGAGTTGGCTCTGGGAAGATATCCCGTACTAGTGAATGCGACCGCTGGCACGACAGTACTCGGAGCTATTGACGATTTAGACGCCGTTGCCGATATATGCCAGAAATACGGGATTTGGATGCATGTTGAT GCATGTTGGGGTGGAACTTTAATATTGTCGAATAAATTACGAAACAAACTGAAAGGAATTGAACG TGCAAATTCAATATCATGGAATCCCCATAAAATGATGGGGGTACCATTGCAGTGTTCAGCGTTTCTGCTCCGAGAGAGAGGGTTGTTGCATGAGGCGAATGCTGCAGCCGCGCAATATCTCTTTCAACAGGACAAGTTCTACGACGTACGTTACGATACAGGGGACAAGAGCGTGCAGTGTGGGAgaaag ATCGACGCGTTTAAGCTTTGGATGATATGGAAAGCTCGCAGCGACACTGGTCTCAGCCATCTTGCTGATCGTGTCATGGAAATAGCTGAGTTTTGCCTAGGCGCAGTCGCTCGTAAGGATGGCTTCAGACTAGTAACCGCATCATTACAATGTCCAAATGTCTGCTTCTGGTACATACCCACATTCATGAGGAATGGGGACGAAGACGATGAATGGTGGGATAAAATGCATAAG ATCACACCGAAAATTAAGGAACTTCTCACGATAAATTCTCGTTTGATGGTGGCCTATTCCCCATTACGTCATCACAAGAATTTCTTCAGACTTGCCTTTACTTTTCATCCGATACTAGAAGAAAAACAAGTTCTGGATATGCTACAATCTATTGAAGATTGCGGAGAAATGGTGACATTATCAATGCTTTGA
- the LOC126776592 gene encoding venom protease-like encodes MWRLCILIIIFVLSSEGKLINSELLDPEWQDLVTAGGMHIGHGRTKRFVELNENQPNKPHQACLLPDGKAGHCRHLHYCIQEDFRRDFMKFMDYLCIIKHSAIGVCCPDGMVAGGVDALAGDLPATAPRDENEIAFKIDRAENRGCGLSTRAQSRATGSQAAKPREWPWMALVTPEGYDRYCGGSLITDRHVLTAAHCTREWKPEELFVRLGEYDIERTNDSRSYNFRVIEIRRHELFDKANYHNDVAILKLHRPAVFNTYVWPICLPPRGLALDDEMATVIGWGTLWFGGPDSDILMEASMPIWHHQKCVDSFSDTIFNETLCAGGNKRDACQKDSGGPLMYQMASGRWAVVGVVSWGMRCGEPSHPGLYVHVEQYLEWIQQNAIF; translated from the exons ATGTGGCGTCTTTgcatattaattatcatttttgttttaagttccgagggtaaattaattaact CGGAACTGCTCGATCCAGAATGGCAAGATCTTGTCACTGCTGGCGGAATGCACATCGGACACGGGCGGACTAAAAGATTTGTGGAGCTTAATGAAAACCAG CCTAATAAACCGCATCAAGCATGCCTTCTCCCAGATGGCAAAGCTGGACACTGTCGACACTTGCATTACTGCATTCAGGAAGACTTCAGGAGGGATTTCATGAAGTTTATGGATTACCTGTGCATTATAAAACACTC GGCTATCGGTGTCTGCTGTCCTGACGGTATGGTAGCCGGTGGTGTGGACGCTTTGGCTGGAGACCTGCCTGCAACGGCCCCTAGAGATGAAAATGAAATCGCTTTTAAGATCGATCGAGCTGAAAATAGAG GTTGTGGACTGAGCACACGAGCTCAGAGTAGGGCAACGGGATCACAAGCTGCCAAACCTCGCGAGTGGCCCTGGATGGCTTTAGTCACCCCCGAGGGCTACGACCGTTACTGTGGCGGTTCTCTCATCACGGACCGACACGTGCTCACTGCGGCTCATTGTACCAgaga ATGGAAGCCAGAAGAGCTGTTCGTACGTCTTGGGGAATACGACATCGAACGTACCAACGATTCTCGCTCCTACAACTTCCGCGTTATCGAGATACGCCGACACGAACTATTCGACAAGGCGAACTACCATAACGACGTGGCGATATTGAAGCTACATAGACCAGCCGTGTTCAACACATACGTATGGCCGATATGTCTCCCTCCTCGAGGATTGGCATTAGACGATGAAATGGCGACTGTAATAG GTTGGGGTACATTGTGGTTCGGCGGCCCAGACAGCGACATTCTTATGGAAGCATCGATGCCAATATGGCATCACCAAAAATGTGTGGATTCATTCAGTGACACGATCTTCAATGAGACCCTGTGCGCTGGTGGAAATAAACGAGACGCCTGCCAG AAAGACAGTGGTGGTCCGCTGATGTACCAGATGGCGAGTGGGCGCTGGGCTGTGGTGGGGGTGGTGTCGTGGGGCATGCGCTGCGGGGAGCCCTCGCACCCCGGACTCTACGTGCACGTTGAACAGTACCTGGAGTGGATCCAACAGAATGCTATCTTCTAG
- the LOC126776580 gene encoding venom protease-like — MWRLCILIIIFVLSSEGKLINSELLDPEWQDLVAAGGMHIGHGRTKRFVELNENQPNRPHQACLLPDGKAGHCRHLHYCVQEDFKRDFMKFMDYLCIIKHSAIGVCCPDGMVAGGADALAGDLPATAPRDENEIAFKIDRAENRGCGLSTRAQSRATGSQPAKPREWPWMASITPEGFKQYCGGALITDRHVLTAAHCTRRWKAEELFVRLGEYDLVRTNDSRTYNFRVIEIRQHELFDIANYHNDVAILKLHRPAVFNTYVWPICLPPRGLALEDEMATVIGWGTLWYGGPNSNVLMEVSVPIWNHQACVNLFSDSVFNETLCAGGKDGGRDACQGDSGGPLMYQMTSGRWAVVGVVSWGVRCGEPAHPGLYTRIDQYLEWILQNAIF, encoded by the exons ATGTGGCGTCTTTgcatattaattatcatttttgttttaagttccgagggtaaattaattaact cGGAACTGCTCGATCCGGAATGGCAGGATCTTGTCGCTGCGGGCGGAATGCACATCGGACACGGGCGGACTAAAAGATTTGTGGAGCTCAATGAAAACCAG CCTAATCGACCGCATCAAGCTTGCCTTCTCCCAGATGGCAAAGCTGGACACTGTCGACACTTGCATTACTGTGTTCAGGAAGACTTCAAAAGGGATTTCATGAAGTTTATGGATTATCTGTGCATTATAAAACACTC GGCTATCGGTGTCTGCTGTCCTGATGGTATGGTAGCCGGTGGTGCGGACGCTTTGGCTGGAGACCTGCCTGCAACGGCCCCTAGAGATGAAAATGAGATCGCTTTTAAGATTGATCGAGCTGAAAATAGAG gtTGTGGACTAAGCACACGAGCTCAGAGTAGGGCAACGGGATCGCAGCCTGCCAAACCGCGTGAGTGGCCTTGGATGGCTTCTATCACCCCTGAGGGTTTCAAGCAATACTGTGGTGGTGCTCTCATTACCGACCGTCATGTGCTCACTGCGGCTCATTGTACTAGAAG ATGGAAGGCAGAAGAGCTGTTCGTACGTCTTGGGGAATACGACCTCGTTCGTACCAACGATTCTCGCACCTACAACTTCCGCGTTATCGAGATACGCCAACACGAACTATTCGACATAGCTAACTATCATAACGACGTGGCGATATTGAAGCTACATAGACCAGCCGTGTTCAACACATACGTATGGCCGATATGTCTCCCTCCTCGAGGATTGGCATTAGAAGATGAAATGGCCACTGTAAtag GATGGGGTACGTTATGGTATGGCGGTCCCAACAGCAACGTTCTTATGGAAGTATCGGTGCCAATATGGAATCACCAAGCCTGCGTGAACTTATTCAGTGATTCGGTCTTCAACGAGACTCTGTGTGCCGGTGGCAAAGACGGAGGAAGAGATGCTTGTcag GGTGACAGTGGTGGTCCTCTGATGTACCAGATGACGAGCGGGCGCTGGGCGGTGGTGGGGGTGGTGTCGTGGGGTGTGCGTTGCGGGGAACCTGCACATCCCGGACTCTACACGCGCATCGACCAGTACCTGGAGTGGATATTACAGAATGCTATCTTCTAG